From a single Theropithecus gelada isolate Dixy chromosome 8, Tgel_1.0, whole genome shotgun sequence genomic region:
- the ZFPM2 gene encoding zinc finger protein ZFPM2 isoform X3, producing MDLNNNSLKTKAQVPMVLTAGPKWLLDVTWQGVEDNKNNCIVYSKGGQLWCTTTKAISEGEELIAFVVDFDSRLQAASQLTLTEGMYPARLLDSIQLLPQQAAMASILPTAIVNKDIFPCKSCGIWYRSERNLQAHLMYYCSGRQREAAPVSEENEDSAHQISSLCPFPQCTKSFSNARALEMHLNSHSGVKMEEFLPPGASLKCTVCSYTADSVINFHQHLFSHLTQAAFRCNHCHFGFQTQRDLLQHQELHVPSGKLPRESDMEHSPSGTEDSLQPATDLLTRSELPQSQKAMQTKDASSDTELDKCEKKTQLFLTNQRPEIQPTTNKQSFSYTKIKSEPSSPRLASSPVQPNIGPSFPVGPFLSQFSFPQDITMVPQASEILAKMSELVHRRLRHGSSSYPPVIYSPLMPKGATCFECNITFNNLDNYLVHKKHYCSSRWQQMAKSPEFPSVSEKMPEALSPNTGQTSINLLNPAAHSADPENPLLQTSCINSATVLDLIGPNGKGHDKDFSTQTKKLSTSTNNDDKINGKPVDVKNPSVPLVDGESDPNKTTCEACNITFSRHETYMVHKQYYCATRHDPPLKRSASNKVPAMQRTMRTRKRRKMYEMCLPEQEQRPPLVQQRFLDVANLSNPCTSTQEPTEGLGECYHPRCDIFPGIVSKHLETSLTINKCVPVSKCDTTHSSVSCLEMDVPIDLSKKCLSQSERTTTSPKRLLDYHECTVCKISFNKVENYLAHKQNFCPVTAHQRNDLGQLDGKVFPNPESERNSPDVSYERSIIKCEKNGNLKQPSPNGNLFSSHLATLQGLKVFSEAAQLIATKEENRHLFLPQCLYPGAIKKAKGADQLSPYYGIKPSDYISGSLVIHNTDIEQSTNAENESPKGQASSNGCAALKKDSLPLLPKNRGMVIVNGGLKQDERPAANPQQENVSQNPQHEDDHKSPSWISENPLAANENVSPGIPSAEEQLSSIAKGVNGSTQAPTSGKYCRLCDIQFNNLSNFITHKKFYCSSHAAEHVK from the exons gGGGTCAGCTTTGGTGTACAACTACGAAGGCCATCTCTGAGGGTGAAGAGCTAATTGCCTTTGTGGTGGATTTTGACTCAAGGCTACAAGCTGCCAGTCAGCTGACTCTCACAGAAGGGATGTACCCTGCACGCCTGCTGGACTCAATTCAGCTGCTTCCTCAGCAAGCTGCCATGGCTTCTATTTTGCCCACAGCTATTGTcaata AGGATATATTCCCTTGCAAGTCCTGTGGCATCTGGTATCGGAGTGAGCGGAATCTGCAGGCCCATTTGATGTACTACTGCAGTGGGAGGCAAAGAGAAGCTGCTCCAGTGTCAGAGGAAAATGAAGACAGTGCCCATCAGATTTCCAGCCTGTGCCCCTTCCCACAGTGCACCAAGAGCTTTTCAAATGCTCGAGCTCTAGAAATGCACCTGAATTCACACAGTG GAGTGAAAATGGAAGAATTTCTGCCCCCTGGTGCTAGTCTAAAATGCACCGTCTGTAGCTACACTGCTGATTCTGTGATCAACTTTCACCAACACCTGTTCTCCCATCTCACTCAAGCTGCCTTCCGATGTAATCACTGCCATTTCGGCTTCCAGACTCAGAGGGACTTATTGCAGCACCAGGAGCTCCATGTCCCTAGCGGCAAACTTCCCAGAGAAAGTGACATGGAACACTCTCCAAGTGGCACCGAAGACAGCTTACAGCCAGCCACAGACTTACTGACCAGAAGCGAACTTCCCCAGAGCCAAAAGGCCATGCAGACTAAAGATGCGAGCTCTGACACAGAGCTGGACAAGTGTGAGAAAAAGACTCAGCTCTTTCTCACAAACCAGAGACCAGAGATACAGCctacaacaaataaacaaagcttTTCTTACACAAAAATAAAGTCTGAGCCCTCTAGCCCAAGACTTGCCTCATCTCCAGTTCAGCCTAATATTGGGCCTTCTTTCCCTGTGGGCCCTTTCCTATCTCAGTTTTCTTTCCCCCAAGATATCACCATGGTCCCTCAAGCGTCAGAGATCTTAGCCAAGATGTCTGAACTGGTGCATCGGCGACTGAGGCATGGCAGTAGTAGCTACCCTCCTGTCATCTACAGCCCCTTGATGCCCAAGGGGGCTACTTGTTTTGAGTGTAACATAACATTCAATAATTTGGATAATTATCTAGTGCACAAAAAGCATTATTGCAGCAGCCGATGGCAGCAGATGGCTAAGTCCCCAGAGTTCCCTAGTGTGTCAGAAAAGATGCCTGAAGCTTTGAGTCCCAACACCGGCCAAACCTCCATAAACCTTCTCAACCCAGCTGCTCATTCTGCTGATCCTGAGAATCCACTTCTTCAAACATCTTGCATCAATTCTGCCACTGTCTTAGATTTAATTGGGCCAAATGGGAAGGGCCATGACAAGGACTTTTCCACTCAAACTAAGAAGCTCTCCACCTCCACTAACAATGATGACAAAATTAATGGAAAACCTGTTGATGTGAAAAATCCCAGTGTCCCCTTAGTGGATGGGGAAAGTGACCCGAATAAGACTACCTGTGAAGCTTGCAACATTACCTTCAGCCGGCACGAAACATACATGGTCCACAAACAGTATTACTGTGCTACTCGCCACGACCCTCCACTAAAGAGGTCTGCTTCCAACAAAGTGCCTGCCATGCAGAGAACCATGCGCACACGCAAGCGCAGAAAGATGTATGAGATGTGCCTACCTGAGCAGGAACAAAGGCCTCCACTGGTTCAGCAGAGATTTCTTGATGTAGCCAACCTCAGTAATCCTTGTACCTCCACTCAAGAACCCACAGAGGGGCTAGGAGAGTGCTACCACCCAAGATGTGATATCTTTCCAGGAATTGTCTCTAAGCACTTGGAAACTTCCCTGACGATCAACAAATGTGTTCCAGTTTCCAAATGTGACACTACTCATTCCAGTGTTTCCTGCCTAGAGATGGACGTGCCCATAGATCTCAGCAAAAAGTGTTTATCTCAGTCTGAGCGGACGACCACGTCTCCCAAAAGGCTGCTGGACTATCACGAGTGCACTGTGTGCAAGATCAGTTTCAATAAGGTAGAAAACTATCTGGCCCACAAGCAGAATTTCTGCCCGGTTACTGCACATCAGCGTAATGACCTGGGTCAACTGGACGGCAAAGTGTTTCCAAATCCAGAAAGCGAACGAAACAGCCCTGATGTCAGCTATGAAAGAAGCataataaaatgtgagaaaaatggGAATTTGAAGCAGCCTTCCCCCAATGGAAACCTATTTTCATCCCACCTAGCAACCCTGCAAGGCTTGAAGGTCTTTAGTGAAGCCGCTCAGCTCATTgctacaaaagaagaaaacagacatttGTTTCTTCCACAATGCCTTTACCCTGGAGcaataaagaaagcaaaaggagCCGACCAGCTTTCTCCATATTATGGAATCAAGCCAAGTGATTATATTTCTGGTTCTCTTGTCATCCATAACACTGACATCGAGCAAAGCACAAATGCAGAAAATGAATCTCCTAAAGGCCAGGCTTCCTCAAATGGGTGCGCTGCGCTGAAGAAAGATTCTCTACCATTGTTGCCCAAAAATCGAGGAATGGTAATAGTGAACGGTGGACTGAAACAAGATGAGAGACCTGCTGCCAACCCGCAGCAAGAGAACGTTTCCCAGAATCCTCAGCATGAAGATGACCACAAATCTCCCTCATGGATCTCTGAGAACCCATTAGCTGCCAATGAGAATGTCTCACCAGGAATTCCCTCAGCAGAGGAACAGTTGTCTAGTATAGCAAAAGGTGTGAATGGTTCCACCCAGGCTCCAACCAGTGGGAAATATTGCCGGCTGTGTGATATCCAGTTCAACAACCTTTCAAACTTTATAACTCACAAGAAGTTTTATTGCTCATCACATGCAGCGGAACATGTCAAATGA